One Cryptomeria japonica chromosome 9, Sugi_1.0, whole genome shotgun sequence genomic window carries:
- the LOC131071514 gene encoding protein IQ-DOMAIN 21, with protein MGKKGTWFTVVKRAFRLSSRGNQNSGAKSSQDLNGEEDKAKTWESKEKAESPTEDAIAMAVASATAAAVAAARAAAEVVRLTGGAQSHFMKEEAAAIKIQAAFRGYLARRALRALKGLVRLQAVVRGHSVRKQVHMTMRCMQALSRLQGRVRARRLHMAMTIAQHQAQPLYTTAPKQEEKAPTYPFSHKMWRSGAGQGFNRWISPTQPALSLENKNHHLQLSFPSPPRYGTPPRYRGATRPHDDDNHHHLSPPPLRYGASSRYMGTPKLVFPHLTSHSPPRHGSAPRYMAATQSARAKTRLRI; from the exons ATGGGAAAGAAGGGTACCTGGTTTACAGTGGTGAAGAGAGCATTTCGATTGTCTTCTAGAGGAAATCAGAACAGTGGGGCGAAATCTTCTCAAGATTTGAATGGAGAAGAGGATAAG GCAAAGACATGGGAATCCAAGGAAAAAGCAGAGTCTCCAACAGAAGATGCCATTGCAATGGCGGTGGCAAGTGCAACTGCAGCAGCGGTGGCTGCAGCTCGAGCTGCTGCAGAGGTGGTTCGACTAACGGGAGGAGCACAATCTCATTTCATGAAGGAAGAGGCTGCCGCCATTAAAATACAAGCGGCCTTCAGAGGTTACCTG GCACGAAGGGCTTTACGTGCTCTGAAAGGGCTAGTGAGACTGCAAGCTGTGGTGAGAGGGCACAGCGTGAGAAAGCAGGTTCATATGACCATGCGCTGCATGCAAGCACTTTCTCGCCTACAGGGTCGTGTTAGAGCTCGGCGCCTTCATATGGCAATGACAATAGCACAACACCAAGCTCAGCCGCTTTACACAACTGCTCCCAAGCAAGAAGAGAAAGCCCCGACCTATCCATTTTCTCACAAG ATGTGGCGGTCAGGAGCAGGGCAAGGCTTCAATCGGTGGATATCCCCAACGCAGCCAGCATTGTCTCTTGAAAACAAGAATCATCATCTTCAACTCAGTTTTCCTTCTCCACCTCGTTATGGTACTCCTCCACGCTACAGGGGTGCTACACGTCCTCATGACGACGacaatcatcatcatctttctccACCTCCACTTCGTTATGGCGCTTCTTCGCGTTACATGGGTACTCCCAAGTTGGTATTTCCTCATCTCACTTCTCATTCTCCACCTCGCCATGGTAGTGCTCCACGCTACATGGCCGCCACACAGTCTGCCAGAGCCAAGACTCGTCTTCGAATTTAG